A single region of the Roseivivax sp. THAF197b genome encodes:
- a CDS encoding multicopper oxidase family protein: MRQTRRDFLRHATLAACAAAIPQSAFAATPFEDLIAKVARRQLLPDTYPETEIWGYDGLVPAPEIRVTQGDRVRRRFRNEVPDPSSVHWHGIRIDNAMDGVSGLTQKAVAPGETFDYDFVVPDAGTYWYHAHNRSYEQVARGLRGALIVEEVDGPDIDREEVIVLEDWLLDPESGQLFDNFEQPMMMSHGGRIGNFITTNGRYDLTLPAKRNERIRLRIINAASARIFPLRLSGFSGWTVAVDGMPTGQPQSVDGELILGPAQRVDLIVDVTEGEGGTAQLLRIGDDDQLTPLVSFLVNGTASSVPRGKPLPLPPNPAAHAPDLADARDLRLVMSGGAMGRMQSALLGGERLGFRQLAQAGKFWALNDVAEMTYTPLADLSLNEPVRLKIENQTVFPHAMHLHGMHFRELRPDGAFGPMRDTILLAGNESREIAFTADNPGKWLFHCHMLSHAASGMTTWIRVT, from the coding sequence ATGAGACAAACACGTCGGGATTTCTTGCGCCATGCAACACTGGCGGCCTGCGCGGCGGCCATCCCGCAGTCGGCTTTTGCCGCGACCCCGTTCGAGGACCTGATTGCCAAGGTTGCACGTCGACAGCTTCTTCCGGACACCTACCCGGAAACAGAGATCTGGGGCTATGACGGCCTCGTTCCGGCCCCGGAAATCAGGGTCACACAAGGCGATCGGGTGCGTCGCAGGTTTCGCAACGAGGTACCCGATCCCAGTTCGGTTCACTGGCACGGAATCCGGATCGATAACGCGATGGATGGCGTTTCAGGACTGACCCAGAAAGCCGTGGCACCAGGTGAAACCTTTGACTACGACTTCGTCGTACCGGACGCGGGCACCTATTGGTATCACGCGCATAATCGCTCATACGAGCAAGTCGCGCGTGGTTTGCGCGGTGCCTTGATCGTCGAAGAGGTCGATGGACCTGACATAGACCGCGAGGAAGTCATCGTTCTGGAGGACTGGTTGCTCGACCCTGAGAGCGGGCAGCTGTTCGACAATTTCGAACAGCCTATGATGATGAGCCACGGTGGACGCATCGGCAACTTTATCACGACCAATGGGCGCTATGACCTGACCTTGCCCGCGAAGCGCAACGAACGCATTCGCTTGCGGATCATCAACGCAGCAAGCGCTCGAATTTTCCCGCTGAGGCTCTCTGGATTCAGTGGCTGGACGGTGGCCGTGGATGGAATGCCAACCGGCCAACCCCAGTCGGTTGACGGCGAGTTGATCCTCGGCCCGGCACAGCGCGTCGACTTAATTGTGGATGTGACCGAAGGCGAAGGCGGCACCGCCCAATTGCTTCGCATCGGCGATGATGATCAACTGACCCCGTTGGTGAGTTTTCTGGTCAACGGCACAGCCAGTTCAGTACCAAGAGGCAAGCCACTGCCGTTGCCGCCGAACCCCGCGGCACACGCCCCGGACCTTGCCGATGCGCGTGATTTGCGACTGGTCATGTCCGGCGGGGCAATGGGGCGAATGCAGTCCGCATTGCTTGGCGGGGAACGTCTTGGATTCCGTCAGCTTGCCCAAGCGGGCAAATTCTGGGCCCTGAATGATGTCGCCGAAATGACCTACACGCCACTGGCCGATCTATCCCTGAACGAGCCGGTGCGCCTGAAGATCGAGAACCAGACCGTTTTCCCACATGCGATGCACCTGCACGGGATGCATTTCCGCGAGCTGCGCCCCGACGGCGCGTTCGGGCCGATGCGGGACACGATCCTGTTGGCCGGCAACGAGTCCCGGGAGATCGCCTTTACGGCAGACAATCCCGGCAAGTGGCTGTTCCATTGCCACATGCTCAGCCACGCCGCATCTGGCATGACAACCTGGATACGGGTCACATGA
- a CDS encoding cytochrome c, giving the protein MRRFLTLVSGAAVLGAASLGVVIAWPVGSAVTPIAIEGNVDRGAYLARASGCIACHTNFEAGGAPLAGGAPLETPFGTFYPPNLTTDPEHGMGEWTAEQFAKAMRQGIGPDGTPYYPSFPYTFYADFSDQDIADLWAAFQTVPPVDEPAPENDVSFPFDQRWGLKLWRAAFFYDPDTEPIEGRSDAWNRGRELVRGAAHCGACHTPRNLAGGRDIGASFAGNAQLPGGSKAPAIRPKDLVKNDWTVSNLVYALQTGITPSGDAFGGSMAEVVREGTRFLTPADREAMALFLLNKDTVEAENPASN; this is encoded by the coding sequence ATGCGCCGGTTCTTGACACTCGTCAGCGGGGCCGCCGTGCTGGGCGCGGCCAGCCTCGGCGTCGTGATTGCATGGCCTGTCGGCAGTGCAGTGACTCCGATTGCAATAGAGGGCAATGTCGACCGGGGCGCATATCTGGCGCGCGCCAGTGGGTGCATTGCCTGTCATACCAATTTTGAAGCGGGCGGCGCACCACTTGCCGGAGGGGCGCCGCTCGAAACCCCGTTCGGAACGTTCTACCCGCCCAACCTGACGACAGACCCGGAACATGGCATGGGCGAATGGACGGCAGAACAGTTCGCAAAAGCCATGCGGCAAGGCATCGGCCCCGATGGAACGCCGTACTATCCGTCTTTCCCGTACACCTTCTATGCGGATTTTTCTGATCAGGATATCGCTGACCTCTGGGCGGCGTTTCAAACCGTGCCGCCCGTGGACGAGCCTGCACCAGAAAATGATGTCAGCTTCCCATTCGACCAACGATGGGGGCTGAAGCTCTGGCGAGCGGCGTTCTTCTACGATCCGGATACCGAACCGATTGAAGGGCGAAGCGACGCATGGAATCGAGGACGGGAATTGGTGCGCGGTGCGGCACATTGCGGAGCCTGCCATACGCCGCGCAATCTTGCGGGAGGCCGCGATATCGGTGCTTCCTTTGCAGGCAACGCCCAGCTTCCCGGTGGTAGCAAGGCCCCCGCGATACGGCCAAAAGACCTGGTCAAAAATGACTGGACGGTTTCAAACCTCGTTTATGCGCTCCAGACCGGCATCACCCCTTCGGGCGATGCGTTCGGCGGCAGCATGGCGGAAGTGGTTCGCGAGGGAACTCGGTTTCTGACACCTGCCGATCGGGAAGCGATGGCGCTTTTCCTGCTGAACAAGGACACGGTCGAGGCGGAGAACCCCGCGTCGAACTAA
- the cueR gene encoding Cu(I)-responsive transcriptional regulator: MNIGDVARQSGVPAKTIRYYEDIGLIRPNRSENGYRAFTENHVHKLAFLGRARALGFTIEDCRTLLSLYEDENRESMQVKAVAEDHLRQIEKKIAKLQSMRATLAELVEKCAGDHRPDCPIIEDLSPERLAK; this comes from the coding sequence ATGAACATCGGAGACGTTGCCCGACAATCGGGTGTGCCCGCCAAGACGATCCGCTACTACGAGGACATCGGTCTGATCCGCCCGAACCGTAGCGAGAACGGCTATCGCGCGTTCACCGAGAACCACGTTCACAAGCTGGCGTTTCTGGGTCGCGCACGGGCCTTGGGGTTCACCATCGAAGATTGCAGGACGCTCCTGTCGCTCTACGAGGATGAAAACCGCGAAAGCATGCAAGTGAAGGCGGTTGCGGAAGACCATCTGCGCCAGATCGAGAAAAAGATCGCGAAACTGCAATCCATGCGCGCGACGCTCGCCGAACTGGTGGAAAAATGTGCCGGGGATCACCGGCCCGACTGCCCCATCATCGAGGATCTGTCGCCGGAGCGGTTGGCCAAGTGA
- a CDS encoding heavy metal translocating P-type ATPase, which translates to MPEPKQISLPIEGMSCASCVGRVDRALNAIDGVEDVSVNLASETARMSVDALKRIPDIIESLRELGYPARKARAELTIAAMSCASCVGRVDKALAAVPGVVEVNVNLASETATVVYVEGLVTTSDLIESSGAAGYPATVATAQAGDDRVARKEEEAQALAKRVTFAAILALPVFLIEMGGHVIPAVHMLIETTIGQQTSWLLQFVLTTIVLFGPGRTFYTKGFPALFRGAPDMNSLVAVGTGAAYLYSVVATFVPSVLPDTLRTVYFEAAAVIVVLILLGRFLEARAKGRTGAAIQKLLGLQARTARVMRDGESVEIEIDALVQGDIVIVRPGERIAVDGEVIEGTSRVDESMLTGEPIPAEKGAGDTVTGGTVNGAGSLQFLATRVGADTTLAQIIRMVEEAQGAKLPIQGLVDRITLWFVPAVMAIAAATVLVWLFFGPDPALTMALVAGVSVLIIACPCAMGLATPTSIMVGTGRAAEMGVLFRKGDALQQLDSVDVVALDKTGTVTEGRPALTDLVLAEGFDRPTTLSKIAAVESLSEHPVADAIVRAARAEGAPLVAAEGFQSVTGYGVRAVVEDVEVLVGADRYMAREGIDVSALAPEETKIASKGRTALYAAIDGRVAAVIGVADPVKPASRAAIAALHEKGLAVAMITGDKRETAEAIARETGIDHVIAGVLPDGKVAALDSLRQGNKRIAFVGDGINDAPALAHADVGIAIGTGTDVAIESADVVLMSGDLRGVVNAFEVSRRTMRNIRQNLFWAFAYNVALIPVAAGVLYPAFGLLLSPILAAGAMALSSVFVLTNALRLRRIAPAMDEQRAIPAEMAAATPAPAE; encoded by the coding sequence ATGCCCGAACCCAAACAGATCAGCCTGCCGATCGAAGGCATGTCATGCGCGTCCTGCGTTGGCAGGGTCGATCGCGCATTGAATGCAATCGACGGCGTAGAGGATGTGTCGGTGAACCTTGCCTCGGAAACTGCTCGCATGAGCGTGGACGCGCTCAAGCGCATTCCCGACATCATCGAATCCCTTCGCGAGCTGGGCTACCCCGCGCGGAAGGCCAGGGCCGAACTCACGATTGCAGCGATGTCCTGTGCCTCTTGCGTCGGGCGGGTCGATAAGGCGCTTGCCGCGGTGCCCGGGGTGGTCGAGGTGAACGTCAACCTCGCCTCAGAGACGGCGACGGTCGTTTACGTCGAAGGTCTTGTCACGACATCCGATCTGATCGAATCAAGCGGCGCGGCAGGGTATCCAGCAACCGTGGCAACGGCCCAGGCCGGTGACGACAGAGTTGCGCGCAAGGAGGAAGAGGCTCAGGCGCTTGCCAAACGGGTCACCTTTGCGGCCATCCTCGCCTTGCCGGTCTTCCTGATCGAAATGGGTGGCCACGTCATTCCGGCCGTTCATATGCTGATCGAGACCACGATTGGCCAGCAGACGAGTTGGCTTCTTCAGTTCGTGCTGACGACAATCGTTCTCTTCGGCCCGGGCCGGACGTTTTACACCAAGGGTTTCCCGGCCTTGTTCCGGGGTGCCCCCGATATGAACAGCCTCGTCGCGGTCGGCACCGGGGCGGCTTACCTTTATTCCGTGGTTGCGACATTCGTACCGTCGGTCCTGCCTGACACGCTGCGCACCGTCTATTTCGAGGCGGCAGCGGTCATCGTCGTTCTGATCCTTCTGGGGCGGTTTCTTGAAGCGCGCGCCAAGGGGAGAACGGGCGCGGCCATCCAGAAGCTATTAGGGCTTCAGGCGCGGACTGCACGCGTGATGCGGGACGGAGAAAGCGTCGAGATCGAGATCGATGCGCTGGTTCAGGGTGACATCGTCATCGTGCGCCCTGGTGAACGCATCGCGGTCGATGGCGAGGTCATCGAGGGGACCAGCCGCGTCGACGAAAGCATGCTGACAGGCGAGCCGATCCCCGCTGAAAAAGGTGCCGGAGATACGGTGACCGGCGGGACGGTCAACGGCGCCGGAAGCCTGCAATTCCTCGCCACGCGGGTCGGCGCCGACACGACCCTGGCGCAGATTATTCGCATGGTCGAAGAGGCCCAGGGCGCCAAACTGCCGATCCAGGGATTGGTCGACCGGATCACCTTGTGGTTCGTGCCTGCCGTGATGGCGATCGCGGCGGCGACCGTGCTGGTCTGGCTGTTTTTCGGGCCTGATCCGGCCCTGACGATGGCGCTGGTCGCCGGTGTGTCGGTGCTCATCATCGCGTGCCCCTGCGCGATGGGGCTTGCGACGCCGACCTCGATCATGGTCGGGACGGGACGTGCTGCGGAAATGGGTGTCCTGTTCCGTAAAGGTGACGCCTTGCAGCAACTTGATTCCGTTGATGTGGTCGCCCTCGACAAAACAGGCACGGTGACCGAGGGGCGACCCGCACTGACTGACCTTGTGCTGGCGGAAGGGTTCGATCGCCCAACAACGCTCTCGAAGATCGCTGCCGTGGAGTCGCTCTCCGAGCATCCTGTCGCGGACGCCATCGTGCGGGCCGCGCGGGCCGAGGGCGCACCTCTTGTGGCGGCCGAAGGCTTTCAATCGGTCACAGGTTACGGCGTGCGCGCCGTGGTCGAAGACGTGGAGGTGTTGGTTGGGGCCGACCGCTACATGGCGCGCGAAGGCATTGACGTCTCGGCATTGGCTCCAGAGGAAACGAAGATCGCAAGCAAGGGTCGCACGGCGCTTTACGCTGCCATAGATGGGCGTGTCGCCGCCGTGATCGGCGTGGCCGATCCGGTCAAACCGGCAAGCCGCGCAGCCATCGCAGCGCTGCACGAAAAGGGTCTTGCGGTTGCGATGATCACCGGCGACAAACGCGAAACCGCCGAAGCCATCGCCCGCGAAACCGGTATCGACCACGTCATCGCCGGCGTCCTGCCGGACGGCAAGGTTGCGGCGCTCGACAGTTTGCGCCAAGGGAACAAGCGCATCGCCTTTGTCGGCGACGGGATCAACGACGCCCCGGCGCTGGCGCATGCCGATGTGGGCATCGCCATTGGAACCGGCACCGATGTGGCCATCGAATCTGCGGATGTCGTCCTGATGTCGGGCGATTTGCGCGGCGTGGTGAACGCCTTCGAAGTATCGCGGCGGACCATGCGCAACATCCGGCAGAACCTGTTCTGGGCCTTTGCCTACAACGTGGCACTTATTCCGGTCGCTGCCGGGGTGCTCTATCCGGCCTTTGGGTTGCTCCTGTCACCAATCCTTGCGGCGGGTGCGATGGCGTTGTCCTCGGTGTTTGTCCTGACCAATGCCCTGCGGCTGCGGCGCATCGCGCCTGCGATGGACGAGCAGCGCGCAATCCCGGCAGAGATGGCAGCCGCCACTCCTGCTCCAGCAGAATAA
- a CDS encoding L,D-transpeptidase, protein MQNFTRRELICAGAMGCFLPTTAWAHKVKLPERFEPQLVNTRRGDWVKGDVHVVPDDFFLYFMLEDGMAIRYGVGVGRKGLYEPGEFTVARKAKWPWWRPTNAMIRREPRKYAKYKDGLKGGPNNPLGARALYLYDAEGRDTYLRIHGTNAPETIGSAVSNGCARLTNEHVKDLYERVEIGARVFLYPKVTTA, encoded by the coding sequence ATGCAGAATTTCACGAGACGAGAATTGATTTGTGCCGGAGCGATGGGTTGCTTTCTGCCCACAACTGCCTGGGCCCACAAAGTCAAATTGCCCGAACGGTTCGAACCACAATTGGTAAACACCCGTCGTGGTGACTGGGTTAAAGGCGATGTCCACGTCGTTCCCGACGATTTTTTCCTTTATTTCATGCTCGAGGACGGGATGGCGATCCGCTACGGGGTCGGGGTAGGGCGCAAAGGTTTGTACGAACCCGGAGAGTTCACGGTAGCGCGCAAGGCCAAATGGCCATGGTGGCGGCCAACGAACGCCATGATCCGGCGCGAGCCACGCAAATACGCAAAGTACAAGGATGGACTGAAAGGCGGGCCAAACAACCCGCTCGGGGCCCGCGCGCTCTATCTCTACGATGCCGAGGGACGCGATACCTATCTTCGCATTCATGGAACGAACGCCCCGGAGACAATTGGGTCTGCCGTGTCGAATGGATGCGCGCGGTTGACGAATGAACATGTGAAGGATCTGTACGAACGCGTTGAAATCGGCGCCCGCGTCTTCCTGTATCCCAAAGTGACAACGGCGTGA
- a CDS encoding multicopper oxidase family protein: protein MTVALAGTRLPAATHELILAPQSIKAHLAGYDVSMLGFNGGLPGPEVRMRQGQTARITLDNRLEEGALVHWHGLRVPNRMDGVNVLTQDVVIPGDSYRYQFGVPDAGTYWYHSHYLSYDQVSRGLFGAFIVEEQNAPAVDHDIVVQFFDVLLDQSGQYDEGFNPAHFATEGRIGNTVTALVSNGTSKNVRQGDRLRLRLINPSIDRVYRVGLDGLIGKIVALDGMPLAHPRTLEPILLAPGQRCDVIGDATGPIRFDDSFGEQTLSLGEIAVSGSREPAKAPITALPANRMPAPKDPGQTAELVLQGGAGSASHNGTGTWALNDVSGLPRRPFLSAAQGTTARISIRNETGFPHVMHLHGHHFWELDAAGEAGPYRDSTYLEIGGTREILVVLDNPGSWMLHCHMLSHQADGMATWIRVG, encoded by the coding sequence ATGACCGTTGCGCTGGCTGGTACCCGCTTGCCAGCAGCGACACACGAGTTGATCCTCGCGCCCCAATCGATCAAGGCGCACCTTGCTGGGTACGACGTGTCGATGTTGGGCTTCAACGGTGGTCTGCCGGGCCCAGAAGTCAGAATGCGACAAGGACAAACCGCCCGCATTACCCTCGATAACCGATTGGAGGAGGGCGCTCTCGTTCACTGGCATGGGTTGCGGGTTCCAAATCGGATGGATGGTGTCAACGTCCTCACTCAGGATGTGGTCATTCCGGGCGACTCGTATCGTTATCAATTCGGCGTCCCGGATGCCGGCACGTATTGGTATCACTCGCATTACCTGTCTTACGATCAGGTCAGCCGCGGTCTTTTCGGCGCCTTCATCGTCGAGGAGCAAAATGCGCCGGCTGTCGACCATGACATCGTTGTTCAGTTCTTCGATGTCTTGTTGGATCAGTCCGGACAGTACGACGAAGGGTTCAACCCGGCTCATTTCGCGACCGAGGGCCGTATCGGCAATACGGTCACGGCGCTTGTTTCCAATGGAACCAGCAAGAATGTGAGACAAGGCGACCGTCTGCGACTGCGTCTCATAAATCCCTCTATCGACAGGGTGTACCGTGTCGGCCTGGATGGTTTGATAGGCAAGATCGTTGCACTGGATGGCATGCCTCTGGCGCATCCTCGGACGCTCGAACCGATCCTTCTCGCTCCGGGGCAAAGATGCGATGTGATTGGTGATGCGACCGGGCCTATTAGATTCGACGACAGCTTTGGAGAGCAGACGTTGAGCCTTGGCGAAATCGCTGTTTCCGGTTCCCGTGAGCCCGCGAAAGCGCCCATCACCGCATTGCCCGCCAACCGAATGCCCGCCCCGAAAGACCCCGGCCAAACCGCGGAGCTGGTGCTCCAGGGAGGTGCGGGAAGCGCGTCCCACAACGGCACAGGGACATGGGCGCTCAATGACGTATCCGGCCTGCCTCGAAGGCCTTTCCTATCCGCCGCGCAGGGGACGACCGCGCGCATTTCGATCCGCAACGAAACCGGGTTCCCACACGTCATGCATCTGCATGGCCACCATTTCTGGGAACTCGATGCGGCGGGTGAAGCCGGTCCATACCGGGACTCGACCTATTTGGAGATCGGCGGGACGCGGGAAATTCTCGTCGTCCTGGACAATCCGGGATCGTGGATGCTGCATTGCCACATGTTGAGCCACCAAGCCGACGGTATGGCAACGTGGATCAGAGTCGGCTGA
- a CDS encoding MauE/DoxX family redox-associated membrane protein has product MPRDTDSKSAQLYRMVMPGHVCPYGLKSKDLLERQGFEVEDHPLDTREDTDAFMEKHGVETTPQTFIGDERIGGYDDLRVFFDIDPPEEEQSDTTYQPVIAIFSVAALLALGLSWHQYGSVLTLRGFEWFISLSMTILAIQKLQDVEGFSTMFLNYDLLARKWVRYGKVYPFGEALAGVLMTAGALLWLSAPVALFIGTVGAVSVFKAVYVDKRELKCACVGGDSSVPLGFISLTENLMMIFMGIWMPVRAIWF; this is encoded by the coding sequence ATGCCCCGCGACACAGACAGTAAATCCGCGCAGCTTTATCGCATGGTCATGCCGGGCCATGTCTGCCCCTACGGTCTGAAATCGAAAGACCTGCTGGAGCGGCAAGGCTTCGAGGTGGAAGACCATCCGCTTGACACCCGTGAAGACACCGATGCTTTCATGGAGAAGCACGGGGTCGAGACGACGCCGCAGACTTTCATCGGGGACGAACGGATCGGCGGTTACGATGATCTCAGGGTGTTTTTCGACATTGACCCACCCGAGGAAGAGCAAAGCGACACGACCTACCAGCCGGTCATCGCGATCTTTTCCGTTGCCGCGCTGTTGGCATTGGGCCTGTCTTGGCACCAGTACGGGTCGGTCCTTACCTTGCGGGGGTTCGAATGGTTCATTTCGCTGTCCATGACCATTCTCGCGATCCAGAAATTGCAGGATGTCGAAGGGTTTTCGACGATGTTCCTCAACTACGATCTGCTGGCGCGCAAATGGGTGCGATACGGCAAGGTCTACCCGTTCGGCGAAGCGTTGGCAGGTGTCCTGATGACTGCCGGCGCGCTGCTGTGGCTCTCGGCGCCTGTCGCCCTGTTTATCGGCACGGTAGGCGCTGTCAGCGTGTTCAAGGCTGTTTATGTCGACAAGAGAGAGCTGAAATGCGCCTGCGTCGGCGGTGACAGTTCCGTCCCGCTGGGGTTCATTTCGCTGACGGAAAACCTGATGATGATCTTCATGGGTATCTGGATGCCGGTCCGCGCGATCTGGTTCTGA
- a CDS encoding heavy-metal-associated domain-containing protein, giving the protein MKLSVPDMSCGHCTAAIESAVKSADPNAGVECDLSARQVHVDSVLPADQVQAIIRDAGYNVEPAAA; this is encoded by the coding sequence ATGAAGCTCAGCGTTCCGGACATGAGCTGTGGGCATTGCACCGCAGCAATCGAAAGCGCGGTGAAGAGCGCAGATCCGAATGCAGGCGTAGAATGTGACCTTTCTGCCCGACAGGTGCATGTCGACAGCGTGTTACCAGCCGATCAGGTCCAAGCGATCATTCGGGATGCGGGCTACAACGTGGAACCTGCGGCCGCTTGA
- a CDS encoding DUF305 domain-containing protein — protein MHYSRFFMMIGTSTVVMFVLMYLNTYLWGHIFFSETRLYMAILMGATMAVIMLAYMLSMYQNTKANIAIFVGAIVLFAASLWLVRGQFTVQDRSYMRAMIPHHSIAIMTSTRAEITDPRVRGLADDIIYAQDKEIAEMRYLIADIGANGEASATRSETPAQVVDAQQALQTEVVSKVDPEFLTEDEIAAVFPNGGNCRFAYTSDSPAVLVTGETGEGSAAAMKISGDLVRLNAQGENAFSEGPLSAEIAETNGDLTDLIVSAGTDYEAGFRGQLTCSG, from the coding sequence ATGCACTACTCACGATTCTTTATGATGATCGGAACATCGACCGTGGTCATGTTCGTTCTGATGTACCTGAACACCTATCTTTGGGGCCATATCTTCTTTTCGGAGACACGCCTTTACATGGCCATCCTGATGGGGGCGACCATGGCCGTGATCATGTTGGCGTACATGTTGTCCATGTATCAGAACACCAAAGCCAACATCGCGATTTTCGTTGGCGCAATAGTCCTTTTCGCGGCGAGCCTCTGGCTGGTTCGCGGGCAATTCACGGTGCAGGACAGGTCCTACATGCGCGCCATGATCCCGCACCACTCGATCGCCATCATGACGTCGACTCGTGCCGAGATCACCGACCCGCGCGTCCGGGGGCTCGCAGACGACATTATCTATGCGCAGGACAAGGAAATCGCCGAAATGCGCTACCTTATTGCTGACATTGGAGCAAACGGCGAAGCATCGGCCACGCGAAGCGAAACGCCGGCGCAGGTTGTGGATGCGCAACAGGCGCTTCAAACGGAGGTCGTGTCGAAGGTCGATCCTGAGTTTCTGACGGAAGACGAAATCGCTGCGGTGTTCCCGAATGGCGGAAATTGCCGCTTTGCTTACACCTCGGACAGTCCGGCTGTACTGGTGACTGGTGAAACCGGCGAAGGGTCTGCAGCCGCAATGAAGATCAGCGGTGATCTGGTGCGCCTGAATGCGCAGGGCGAAAATGCATTTTCTGAAGGCCCGCTGTCGGCCGAGATCGCAGAGACGAACGGTGACCTGACCGATCTGATCGTCAGCGCGGGAACCGACTACGAAGCCGGGTTCCGTGGTCAACTTACGTGCAGCGGATAA
- a CDS encoding DsbA family protein, with translation MRFRQAFTTVAIAALLPIPALADELSESRVKELVLEAIRENPEIVMEAVAILEQRQAQAQELSQAQVLNDQRDLIENDPNAPVLGNLEGDVTVVEFFDYNCPYCRRVKPEVRALIEDDPNIRLVYREWPILGDGSVFAAKAALAARKQDKYEEFHWAMMGLEGRAEEASVLRVAEEIGLDIAQLRKDMEAPEVEEHIATSMQLTQALGFNGTPSFVIGDALVPGFVEKAQLADLVEEARKVED, from the coding sequence ATGCGTTTCAGACAAGCCTTCACGACGGTCGCGATAGCTGCCTTGCTTCCGATACCGGCACTCGCGGACGAACTGTCAGAGTCCCGGGTCAAGGAACTTGTGCTCGAGGCAATCCGCGAGAACCCGGAGATTGTCATGGAGGCCGTCGCCATCCTTGAACAAAGGCAGGCGCAAGCGCAGGAGCTCAGTCAGGCCCAAGTTCTGAATGACCAGCGCGATCTGATCGAGAACGATCCGAATGCGCCGGTTCTCGGCAACCTGGAAGGGGACGTCACTGTTGTGGAATTTTTCGACTACAACTGTCCCTATTGTCGGCGGGTCAAACCCGAGGTGCGGGCTTTGATCGAAGACGATCCCAACATTCGCCTCGTCTATCGTGAATGGCCCATTCTCGGAGACGGATCGGTGTTTGCCGCGAAAGCGGCCTTGGCAGCGCGCAAGCAGGACAAATACGAAGAGTTTCACTGGGCAATGATGGGGCTGGAAGGCCGCGCGGAAGAGGCCTCCGTGCTGCGCGTGGCCGAGGAGATCGGCCTGGATATCGCGCAGTTGCGCAAGGACATGGAGGCCCCCGAGGTCGAAGAGCACATTGCGACCTCCATGCAACTGACCCAAGCTCTGGGCTTTAACGGCACGCCGTCTTTCGTGATCGGGGATGCGCTGGTCCCGGGCTTCGTCGAAAAGGCGCAGCTTGCCGACTTGGTCGAGGAAGCCCGCAAAGTCGAAGACTGA
- a CDS encoding cytochrome c has translation MKKTTIVAAVLIAGTAVTAFAHSGATGIVKERMDAMLAMGKAVKTVAPMMRGETAYDAETVRDAARLFQQHAGESMTNLFPEGTGGMPSEAKDEVWTDWDRFAALASQLEENSEGLERAADNGLGGMGGNTSMVGTSMMGGGSMMGGSTMMGRGDMMDAAAIAEMPADAAFAMTTQVCSACHERFRAEED, from the coding sequence ATGAAAAAGACGACTATCGTAGCGGCAGTGTTGATTGCAGGTACTGCGGTCACGGCATTCGCGCATAGCGGTGCCACCGGCATCGTGAAAGAGCGCATGGACGCCATGCTTGCAATGGGGAAGGCGGTCAAGACCGTGGCCCCGATGATGAGGGGCGAAACGGCCTATGACGCAGAAACAGTGCGCGATGCCGCGCGCCTGTTCCAGCAGCACGCCGGTGAGAGCATGACGAACCTGTTCCCTGAGGGCACAGGGGGCATGCCTTCGGAAGCCAAAGACGAGGTGTGGACCGACTGGGACCGCTTCGCAGCATTGGCGAGTCAGCTGGAAGAAAATTCCGAAGGCCTGGAACGCGCAGCCGACAATGGATTGGGCGGCATGGGCGGCAATACCTCCATGGTTGGCACCTCGATGATGGGCGGTGGGTCCATGATGGGCGGGAGCACGATGATGGGCCGAGGCGACATGATGGATGCGGCCGCCATTGCCGAAATGCCCGCCGACGCAGCATTCGCGATGACGACCCAGGTCTGTTCCGCATGTCATGAACGCTTCCGGGCGGAAGAAGACTGA
- a CDS encoding cytochrome c, which yields MRYLVWSLPITVAAAAFTYWLSTSASSDVGSASRAESYDIEEGALLYAENCASCHGAGLEGQPEWRTPGADGRLPAPPHDETGHTWHHPESLLFDYTKLGGAALLARQGVEFDSGMPGFADVLTDQQIHNILAFIRSTWPDRIREVQAARTEADEQRGEN from the coding sequence ATGAGATATCTCGTTTGGTCCCTTCCGATCACTGTCGCAGCAGCCGCCTTCACGTATTGGCTCTCGACCAGTGCATCCTCGGATGTCGGCAGCGCGTCCAGGGCGGAGAGCTACGACATCGAAGAAGGCGCGTTGCTCTACGCAGAAAACTGTGCGTCTTGTCATGGCGCGGGTCTGGAAGGCCAGCCGGAATGGCGAACGCCCGGCGCGGATGGGCGCCTGCCAGCACCACCACATGATGAGACGGGTCACACCTGGCATCATCCTGAGAGCCTGCTCTTCGATTACACAAAACTGGGGGGTGCGGCGCTTCTGGCGCGTCAGGGCGTCGAATTCGACAGTGGCATGCCCGGTTTCGCAGACGTGCTGACCGACCAGCAAATTCACAACATCCTGGCCTTCATCCGGTCCACCTGGCCAGACCGCATCCGCGAAGTCCAGGCCGCGCGGACAGAAGCCGACGAACAACGGGGAGAGAACTAA